The following proteins are encoded in a genomic region of Anabas testudineus chromosome 13, fAnaTes1.2, whole genome shotgun sequence:
- the LOC113171041 gene encoding olfactory receptor 4D11-like has product MSLQNDSIQITEFIIGGLDTTKSPFLVGMVVLIIYVVGILANLVNILVIIYDKRLHKPMYLLICNLAVVDIMFTSSASPTIIRVLVASVKTISYVPCLIQMFVFQLGWVMEMFALAVMAFDRLIAVSRPFHYHSYLTNSRTLVLTYILWIVACGFVTIFPATVIPLPHCYTVLKYAYCDYAAVIRTTCVDPNYYFNMVAIILFFLLFFTFGFISLSYVGIIFFVKLSSNNEKKKIGSTCLSHLIVVTCYYFPVFVLVVLTRLGLVLTLEARNGLMIGSILGPSLVNPFVYCLRTKEIKNRIFQMF; this is encoded by the coding sequence ATGTCATTACAGAATGATTCAATCCAAATAACAGAATTTATTATTGGTGGTTTGGACACAACCAAGAGTCCTTTTCTAGTTGGGATGGTTGTATTGATTATCTATGTTGTAGGTATTCTGGCAAATCTAGTAAACATTCTCGTCATTATTTATGACAAGAGATTACACAAACCAATGTATCTTCTCATTTGTAACCTTGCTGTTGTTGATATCATGTTCACTTCCAGTGCCAGTCCAACAATTATTAGGGTTCTAGTTGCGAGTGTTAAAACTATATCCTATGTGCCGTGCTTAATTCAAATGTTTGTATTCCAGTTAGGATGGGTGATGGAGATGTTTGCTTTAGCAGTTATGGCATTTGATCGACTGATTGCTGTTAGTCGTCCTTTTCATTATCACAGTTATTTAACAAACTCACGTACTCTTGTCCTGACATATATCCTGTGGATTGTTGCCTGTGGTTTTGTGACTATTTTTCCTGCAACAGTGATTCCTCTCCCTCACTGTTATACTGTGCTGAAGTATGCCTACTGTGACTATGCTGCTGTAATACGAACCACTTGTGTCGACCCAAACTACTATTTCAATATGGTTGCAatcatattattttttcttttgttcttcacTTTCGGTTTCATTTCCCTGTCCTATGTTGGGATCATATTTTTTGTGAAGTTATCCTcaaataatgagaaaaagaaaattggcAGCACTTGTTTGAGCCACTTGATTGTAGtaacatgttattattttccagtttttgttCTAGTTGTCTTGACCAGATTAGGTCTAGTCTTAACTCTTGAGGCACGTAATGGCTTAATGATCGGGTCCATCCTCGGCCCATCTCTTGTAAATCCTTTCGTGTACTGTCTtagaacaaaagaaattaaaaacaggattttccaaatgttt
- the LOC113171048 gene encoding olfactory receptor 4D1-like, whose translation MSLQNASIKVTEFIISGFDTINSPLLVGVVLLLIYVVAVLANLLNILLIIFDKKLHKPMYLLICNLAVVDLLYSSSASPTMIGVLVIGVKTISYAPCLIQMFFFHLAGVMEMFALAVMAFDRLVAISCPFHYHSYLTNTRILVLTYVAWIVACAFSAVGPATAIPLPYCYSVLKYNFCDYAAVIRTTCVDPNYYFNMAAIMRSLMLIFTFIFICLSYVGIIYFVKLSSKNEKMKMGSTCFNHLIVVTCYYSPILVISILTRFGVVLTLEARNGLLIGSILGPSLVNPFVYSLRTKEIKCKIIKMFRKG comes from the coding sequence ATGTCTTTACAAAATGCATCAATCAAAGTAACTGAATTTATCATTAGTGGTTTTGACACAATCAATAGTCCTTTGCTAGTTGGTGTGGTATTATTGCTCATCTATGTTGTGGCTGTTTTAGCCAATCTATTAAACATCCTCTTAATTATTTTTGACAAGAAATTGCACAAACCAATGTATCTTCTGATTTGTAACCTTGCTGTTGTTGATCTACTCTACTCCTCTAGTGCCAGTCCAACTATGATTGGGGTTTTGGTTATTGGTGTTAAAACTATATCCTATGCCCCAtgtttaattcaaatgtttttttttcatctggcAGGGGTGATGGAGATGTTTGCTTTAGCAGTTATGGCATTTGATCGACTGGTTGCTATTAGTTGTCCTTTTCATTATCACAgttatttaacaaacacacGTATTCTTGTTCTTACATATGTCGCATGGATTGTTGCCTGTGCTTTTTCGGCTGTTGGTCCTGCAACTGCGATTCCTCTCCCTTACTGTTATTCAGTGCTCAAGTACAATTTCTGTGACTATGCTGCTGTAATAAGAACCACATGTGTTGACCCAAACTACTATTTCAATATGGCTGCTATCATGAGATctttaatgttaattttcacttttatttttatttgcctGTCCTATGTGGGGATCATATATTTTGTGAAGTTATCTtcaaaaaatgagaaaatgaaaatgggcAGCACTTGTTTTAATCACTTGATAGTGGTAACATGTTATTACAGTCCAATACTTGTTATCTCTATCTTGACCAGGTTTGGTGTGGTATTAACTCTTGAAGCACGCAACGGCTTGTTAATCGGGTCCATCCTCGGCCCATCTCTAGTAAATCCTTTTGTGTACAGTCTtagaacaaaagaaattaaatgtaaGATTATTAAGATGTTCAGAAAAGGTTGA